GTCCCAAACGCCCCGTCGAGCACGAGTAAATCTCGGCCTAGCCGCATACGAATGTCAGGCATGAAAACCCCTCACGCTATTGATCGAGCAGTTAAATAACGAAAAGCCCAAGCGACTGCCCCTTATTGCCTAGGCACGGAAGCTCCAGACCCGCTAGCTGGTCTTGCAATTCCGATACTTAGAGAGAAGCGTTTCGCTATCGACATAATTTATACCTTCTTCGACAGCGACACGATGGTGAAACGCACATTTTTTGCAGATATGCAATTTGTTTTCATAATCCGGTGAGGGAGATCCGTCGCACAGCGTTCCCGAAATCACCCAGCAGGACCTGCCCCCGTTTTTCCCGCCATTGTGGCCGTCCAGTGACATCGCCGATGCTGAAGGACACATGCTATTGCCAGCAGCATCACCGTTAGGTCCAAACCCGCAACCTTGATACTCCCAGCAATTGAGTCTGCGCATAACCATACGGGCAAGTTCTCCTTCGTGAAGCACGGAGGCTCTGTTGCTCTTATGCAGCCCTGATGAGCACAAATTATGCCAACTTCATTCATCGTTTCTCCATAACCTTTACACATCTACTACTGATTGTTCGTGAATAATGGAGGTGCAAAATAATTTGAAGGGGTGATTCAAATAGCTACCTGGATATCAATAGCACTGCTTCTGTCAGTATTCGCTCTCTTGACCTGGATGGCCGCGCGAACCGTACCCCACCTCGTTTACCCACACACGCCGAGCCGAGCCAAGTCTCCTGCCGAAGGCGCAATCTCTATTGCGAGGAACAGGCTCCTCGCCGGTGAGATAGACCGCAGCGACTTCGAAAGGATCGCAAGGGTTCTGTCCAGCTAAACGACTGAACTTCCCAATCCTCGCCTCCCTTCCCGGGAAACAGGGCTCGCAAGAGCCCTGTTTCTTTTTGAAAGTCTTGGAGTCACATAAAATTCCTGTGGCCACATAAATTGAAGTTGCCTATTCTTGATGCCAATGGGTAAATCACTTCTGCGCTCATTGCGCTTCATGCGTGAGTATCGGCTCGCTGTTATCGGCGCGGTGATGGCCGTACTTGCAGCATCCGCTACAGAACTAGCTGCGCCACAAATCCTAAGACAGCTTGTCGACGAAGGTATCGTTCTCGGAAATACGACCTATATATGGTATGCCTCGGCCGCGCTCGTAACCTTGGCGCTGCTTGGTGGAGCGGCTGGTTTCCTGCAAGGTCACCTGTCCGCAAAGGTCAGTCACAACGCCGCGTTCAACATGCGCAACGAAGTTTTTGGCAAAGTGCAGCGCCTGTCTTTTTCCTATCACGACCGCGCCGAAACCGGCCAGCTCATAACCAGGGTCACTAGCGATGTTGATCTTGTAAGGGATTTCATCGGCGGGGGCCTGATTCAGGTAATAAGCGCGGTTTTGATATTGATTGGGTCGGCAGTTTTTTTGATCTCCATGAACCTAACGCTCGCGATCATCGCGCTCTCGGTTTTTCCAGCCACCATACTCATACTTTACTTTTTTGTCCGGAAGCTCGGGACGATGTTCAGGCGCTTCCAGCAGCAGCTTGCGCGACTAAACACAGTACTGCAGGAAAATGTGGCCGGTGTGCGCGTTGTTCGCTCTTTCGCAAATGAAGAGTTCGAGCACTCCCGTTACCAAGCGGCCAATCAGGAGCTGCTCAACAGCGGCCTTGAGATTCGGCGCTCGATTGCCAACGCCTTTCCGTTGCTGTTCAGCGTAGGGTCATTTGGTCTGGCAGTGGTCGTATGGATCGGAACCCGCCAGATCGTTGAAGGGACCCTTACCGTAGGAGAGCTGGTCGCTTTCGGCTCCTACCTCGCCTTGATGCTTCAGCCGCTCTTCGTCCTTGGCTTTGGGGCGCAGCAGATTGCTCGCGCAGGCGCAGGCGCGCAAAGGCTGTTCGAGATACTCGATGCCGAGATCGAAGTTCAGGAGAAAGCTGACGCCGTACACCTTGAAAAGCTAAACGGCGTTGTCGTATTCGACAACGTCTACCTGCGTTATCCCGGCGATGATCGCGATATCCTCAAAGGAGTCAGTTTTTCAGTGGAGGCAAACACCACAGTCGCGATTGTCGGAGCTACCGGCTCCGGCAAATCCACCCTCGTCAACCTGATCGCACGCTACTACGACGTTTCGCAGGGAGCGGTCCATGTCGACGGGCACGATGTTCGCGACCTTACTTTGAGCTCGCTTCGGCGAAATATAGCCGTGGTGATGCAGGAGCCCGTTCTTTTCAGCGGATCTATCAGGGACAACATCGCGTACGGCAGACCTGATGCCGCTTTGGATGAAGTAGAAACCGCTGCTTCACTAGCCCAAGCCCATGAGTTCATATCGGCGCTGCCAGATGGGTACGCCACCGAGATAGGTGAACGGGGCGTCAAGCTCTCAGGAGGCCAACGGCAAAGGATAGCTATAGCTCGTGCACTGCTGGTAGACCCGAAGATACTGGTTCTCGATGACTCCTCGGCAAGCGTCGACCCAATAACCGAGCGCGCGCTGCAAGAAAGCTTGGAGACACTTGTCGGAGGTCGGACCACGATTGTTATCGCTTCCAGACTGTCATCGGTGCGCCTGGCCGACAGAATAGTGCTGCTCGACGAAGGACAGATCGTCGACCAGGGCACGCACGACGAGCTCCTCGGACGATCGTGCCTTTACGCCGAGATCGCGTCGACCCAGCTTGCTGGTGGCTCTACGGTTGACGCGCCCGCCTACTGCAAGCTCCCGCCCACACCTGAGGGAGAGTCCTGATGTCTGCCCGTAGCGGATTATCATTGCGGACACTGGCCGAGGGAGCGAAGCCCGAATCCGGCATGAAGACTTTTACCCGACTCGCCAGCTATCTCCTTCCGTATAAACGCAGCCTGCTAGTCGCAACTATCTGGCTGATCGTGTCTTCCGCCTCTACTGCAGCGCTACCCGCGCTCATCGGTTTTGCAATTGACGTAGCCGTCGCCCAATCCGCGGGCGCAAGAGACATAACGGCCCTGAATACACCCATTGCGCTGCTGGTAGTCGCAACAATCGCTGGCTGGTATGCCCAGAGGGCCCAAATATTGGCTCTGGGGGCTGTAGGTCAGCAAGCACTCTTTGAGCTACGCGGTGATGTCTTCTCGGCGATTGGCAGGCTACCTGTCGCATACTTCGAATCAGCGCTCTCGGGCGACATCATGAGCAGGCTCATCAACGACGTCGAAACCGTCAACTCCTTTCTCTCGCAGGGTCTGCGGCGGCTGATCAGCTCATTTCTTGCGACCATCGCAACGGTCGCCGGTATGTTCTTTGTCGAGTGGCGCCTAGCTTTGGTCACCTTGGGCGCTGTGCCTTTGATGCTCTTAATTACGCGACTCTTTGCCCATGTATCGCGGAGCGCGTTTCGCAGGCGTCAGCAGACCATCAGCGATGTGAGCTCGGCGCTAAGCGAAGAGATTGCCGGGATAAAGGTCACGCAGGCATTTGATCGAACCGAGGAGAACCGGGAGGCGTTCGATGCCCGCAACGCGGCAAACCGTGACGCCAACGTATCTGCGGCGACGGTCGCTGCGGCTTTCACGCCAACCCTGGCCCTGCTGACAACAATCACAACAGTACTCGTGGTGGCCTATGGTGGATCGCTTGTGTCTATGGGAGTCGTGACCGTTGGTATCGTTGTCGCGTTCATCAGCTACTCTCGACAGTTCTTCAACGCGGTTACCCAGCTATCCAGTCTCTATACCGAAACCCAATCCGCGCTGGCCGGTGGCGAAAGAGTTTTTGCGCTCGTGGATGCTAAAAGCGAAGTTGCCGAGGCAAAAGATTCAATCGACCTCGGGCGTATACGGGGAGAGGTCGAATACAAAGGTGTGCACTTCCAGTACGAGTCTGGGCCTGAGGTTCTCACTGACATCAATCTCACCATAGCGGCAGGACAGACAGCCGCAATTGTCGGAGAGACAGGTGCCGGTAAATCCACATTGATGGATCTGATACCACGCTTTTACGACGTGACCAGGGGTGCCATACTCATCGACGGGATAGATGTTCGCAATATCAACATGAAGTCGCTACGCAAAAATCTCGGAATCGTTGGGCAGGAGCCCTTCCTCTTCGCCGGCACGATCCACGAGAACATTCGCTACGGTCGCCTCGATGCGAGCCATGCCGATGTTGTCTCGGCGGCCAAAGCGGCTGGCGCGCTCGAATTCATTGAGGAGCTTGAAGAAGGTTTTGACACGAAGATACAGGAGCGTGGGCGGACGCTGTCGGCCGGAGAGCGTCAGCTGATCTCCCTGGCAAGGGCCATCCTTTCAGATCCCGCAATGCTGTTGCTAGATGAGGCTACCGCATCTGTGGACACCAGAACCGAGGCGTCCATCCAGTCCGCGCTAAAGCACCTGCTGACCGATCGTACCGCCGTTATAATCGCCCATCGCCTCTCGACGGTTCGCCGTGCCGACATGATCGTGGTTCTCAGCAAGGGTCGAATCATCGAAAGCGGCACCTACGATGAGCTTGTAGCCGCAAACGGACACTTTGCAGCGCTCGCGCTGGCCCAATTCTCCGAAATATAAACACTAAACTCGAACTTGAATCTAATTCGAGGCCTCTACCTGCTCATTTACCCAAAGTCTAATGTTATAGTTCATAGTTGCAATTTATATATGATTTGTCTATTATATGTTTTATCATATACCACTTTTACGGAGAAAACTGTGTCCTTGGATCATGCGATACTCGGTCTCCTCCGAGAAAACGACATGTCTGGATACGACCTGAAAAGACAGGCGTTTGATGGCGGGGTTTCCCACATCTGGAACGCCGATCAGGCCCAAATCTATCGAACACTTGAGCGTCTGAGCGCGCGCAAATTTGTCTCGGCAAAGCGCGTTCGGCAAAGCTCTCGCCCTGATAGAAAAACCTATCGGCTGACCGACAGTGGCCGGAAGGAGCTCGAAAAGTGGTTGGCGACTCACCACTCCCATCCAGCCTCGCGCAACCCGTTTATGCTGCAGATGCGATTTGCGGAAGACCTCCCTGATCAAGCCCTGTCAGAAGTGATCCTCCTCGAAAGAGATGTGCTCCAACGGCGCCTGGACGATTTGCGCGCTATCAAGGCCGATCATGCGCGCATGTCCCCTGAACCCCTCACGCGTCGGCATGTCTTGCATCAGATGACTCTCGACGGTGCAATTGCGCAGATCAGATCGAAGATAGATTGGCTCGATGACTGCATGGAGCTTCTTGGTGGCTCCTGTTTTGATGACCCCTAGTAGAAAGGCTCTTTACAAATAGATTTCCTTCAGCCATCGTACGTGGAAGGAGGCGTCATGAAGATCATCGCGATCGACGCAAGCAGGCGATATGGAAGGATTGCCCGCTCGGTTGAAGCCGCTGCTTCGGCCGCTGAGTCGACCGGCGCTATGGTAGAGCGAGTGCGGCTGTGTGATTTAGACATTCGGACCTGCACAAACTGCCACCTTTGCTACGCCACAGGGGTCTGCAAGATCGAAGACGACCTACCGCAACTGGCCTTTCGCATATCCGAGGCGAACGCCATAATCTTTGGGATACCACTCCGCTCCATTCGCGCCAACGAAACGACTCGGGCCGTTCTTGACAGGCTCGCCGGCTATTTTTCCGATGCCGGACAGATGCACCTTCCCGGACTCGGTCAAAAGGATGTCCCCTGCAGCCCGGCGGCTCGCCGCATCAAGCGCGCCATAGTCATCACGGCATGCCGAACACCCGAGCCTTTTGCGTCCTTCTTCGGCCACTCGGTCGGCCCCATCAAGTCATTACGCGCGGCCCTGGATCAAAGCGGTATACGCACAGTAGGGTCGCTAACGCTTACAAGAGGATGGCAGAGCCAGCAAAATCCCGAGCTGGAACACGGACAGGCCTGCAGTCTGGGGCGGATCCTCGCCGGAAAGATATAGCCGAGCCACCTTGCCACCTTGGATCACTCACCGCTCAAGCAGCAACTCCATGATCTTATGCCCCGGATCGACCATCAATCCACTCTTCTCGGCGGAGGACTCATCGAACCTGTAGTCACCGTTGGGCTCGACGCCAGCCCCCCACAGCAGAAATGGAACTGGCTCTCCGACATGCGTTTTCAGCTCGATTGGGGTCGCATGATCCGGCATCGCCAGGACCCTGACGTCATCGGGGATTTCCCTGATTCTCGAGAGAATTTCGCGATCAATCGCCTCGATCGCCTCAATCTTCGCCGAGAGGTCACCTGCATGACCGGCCTCGTCCGGTGACTCCACGTGAACGACGACGAGCTGATAGTCGCTCAACGCCGAGATAGCCCCGAGCGCCTGAGCACGATAGTCGTTATCGGGTCCATCGGTGACCCCCGCAATGGTCAGGCGATCCATGCCGGTCAACTTGGCAAGGCCGCCGAGCAGGTCAACGCCTGATGTCATCGCCGCTGAAATACCAAAGCGGTCCGAAAACGATGTGAGCTTGCCTGGTTTCATGCCGGGCCAAAATGGCCATACATCCGTGATCTCAAGCTTGCCTTGCGAAGCTCGCAGCTTGTTAGCCTCGCCGCGATGAAGGATTAGCTGAGCGCGCGTCATGTAATCGAGCAGCATCTGCACTCCCGCTCCTTTGGGGAGATACTCCGCAATCGGCTTGTCGGATATGTCGTGCGGAGGCGTATACTCGCAACCGAGCAACTCCGGCCGGCCGCTCACAACAAGGATGTGCCGGTAGGAGACACCAGGATAGAGCCTGAAGCTATCATCATCGAGCTCAGCGGCCAGCTCAGACACGATAGAGTGGGACTCCGCCGTGGAGATGTGCCCGCCGGAATAACTCTTCATCACGCCATCTTCAACAGCAACGAGATTCAATCTCAGCGCGACCTCATCCGGCTGCAGATCAATGCCGAGACTCGCTGCCTCGATTGCTCCTCGGCCAATATACTCGGCCACAGGGTCATACCCCAGTATCGACATACACGCCGCCGAGGAAGAAGGCTCAGTCCCTGAAGGGACGGTACTGGCAAGACCAACGATGCCTTCGCTCGCCATGGAATCGAGGTTCGGTGTTGATGCCGCCTGAAGACAGGTTCGAAAGCCCAGCTCCGGTATCGGCCAGTCGGAAGCGCCGTCCAATATCACCACCATATACCTCATGGATTTAGTCCCATCCGTCGCGACTTTCAGGTACGATGCACACATGAAACATCATACATCTTACCTGGATACACGCGGACTGGACCACTCGCTGCCCGCCTTCTCCCGAGCCGTGCTAAACGGCATCGCTTCCGGTGGCGGACTCTACGTTCCAGAAACGATGCCACAGATGTCACTGGCCGAGATAACCGCGCTTAGCTCTCGCCCGTATTGGCAAAGGGCGGCCGTGGTTTTTTCTCTCTTCGGAATCGACATGGATGCCTCCGTCATCGAAGAGCTTGCGCAGCAGGCCTACGGAGCCCAGTGGGCGAACAGCAGGATCGCACCCGTAGTCGAGGTGCAGCCCGGCACTCACGTTTTAGAGCTTTGGCACGGCCCGACCGGCGCGTTCAAAGATATGGCGCTGCAGTGTATGCCCCTGCTCTTCTCCAAATCCATCCAACTCAGCCGAGAGCGCGGTGAGACCGCCGAGAACTACTTGATATTGGTGGCGACATCCGGTGACACCGGCAAAGCCGCACTTGAGGGCTTTGCGAACCGCGATCACACATGGATAGCTGTTTTCTACCCCGCCGAAGGGGTATCTGACATCCAGCGCAAGCAGATGGTCACTCAACATGGATCCAACGTGTGTGTTTTAGGCGTTCATGGCAACTTCGACGACTGTCAAAATACAGTCAAGGAGCTCTTTGGCGACGAGCACTTCTCAAGTCTTCTGCTCGACAACCACAACCTGAGACTCTCATCGGCAAACTCCATCAACTGGGGACGTCTGATGCCGCAGATCGCCTACTATGTGAGCGCCTACTCGGACATGGTCGCAAGCGGCGGAGTCAAGGCCGGCATGCCGATAGATGTCTGTGTGCCGACAGGAAACTTCGGAAACATCCTGGCTGCATACTACGCCAAGCTCATGGGTGTCCCCATCGACAGGCTCATCTGCGCGAGCAACGAGAACAATGTGCTCTCCGATTTTATCGAAACCGGCATCTATGACATCTCACGGCGCGGCTTCGTGAAGACGCCTTCGCCTTCGATGGATATCCTGATCTCAAGCAATCTTGAGAGGTTACTCTACCACCTGGCAGGCGCCGAGAAGGTCGCACGGTGGATGGATGAGCTCTCCTCGGCGAAGCGCTTCGAGGTCGATCACGCCACGTTTGCCGCAATTCATCAGACGTTTGTATCCGGCTGGGTCGACAATGACACCGCGCTTTCCACGATCAAGCGCGTCTTTGAAGCCCACAAATACCTCATTGACCCCCACACAGCTGTGGCATGGGAGGTCGCGGAGCGCATGCGGGGTGACAACCCCGTGCTTGTGGTTTCCACAGCGGCGTGGGCCAAATTTGGCGACGATGTCCTCAAAGCATTGCTGGAGGTGCCTTATGAGGGCTCTTTGCCCGGCCAATACCGGGGCCTGTCCGGCTTCGAAACGCTTGCTGCCGTAACGTCAATAGCAAAAGGAAGCGCAGAAGTGCCCACCTTCCTGAAAGATCTGGAAAGCGCCGAGGAGAGGTTCCCTGAAACGGTCCCGGCTGAACGCGCCTCAGTCGAGCGCGCTTTAACGAGCTGGCTGAAAGAACAGTGAGCCTGCAAGAAGGTCCTGTCCCGCAGGCTAGAGCGTAGCCATCTGAACGTTGGAGAATCGCCTGCGGTAAGACGCCATATAGTCGACCTTGCGCTCAATAGCCTCAATCACCGCGTTCGAAAAATTCACCTTCTCGAACTTTTGAGCGCTCCCCAATCCGCCCGGGGAAAAGACGTTGACCTCCATGAGCTTGTCACCAACGATGTCCAGCCCCACCAGGAACATTCCGTCAGCCACCAATTTTGGTCGTACGATCTCGGCGATCCGCAGATGCGCGTCGGTTATCTCGGCTGGCGCGATCGTGCCTCCTGCATGAACATTCGAGCGTATGTCATCCCCTGATCTGACACGCCTGAATGCTCCGTACTTGCCCTTGTGGCGCAGTGGCTGCCCGTTCATCATGAAGAGTCGAATGTCCCCCTCCTCGGCGTCGGGCAGATACTCTTGCACTATAACGTAGCCATCCCTGGTGAGCGCATCGATCATCTGGTTGAGGTTGCGCGTGGTGGCATGGTCAACCAGAAAGACCCCCTTGCCGCCTGAGCCTTGAAGGGGCTTTATAATCGCGCGACCATTCTCCTGCTTGATATACTCCTTGATCTCATCGCGATCACGGGTTATCAGCGTGCGTGGGCGAACTTCCTCCGGAAACTGCTGGAAATACATTTTATTCATGGCCTTGCCGAGCCCGTTTGGATCGTTGAGGACTATGACGCCGTGGCGCATTGCCAGACGGCCAAAATCAATACCTGCGTTCTGCTTCCATGGATCCTCGGTATCCTGAGATGGATCGTTCCTCAGCATAAGAACGTCGAGGTCATCAACGGTGATCCTTCGGGTTCGGGCCTTGCTGGAGCGAAGCCCAGCCAAATAGGGCTCACCGGACTTGTACTTGTCTTTCGGAGCATGGCGAGCGCGGGCCCGAATCTTCTCGTCCGGATCGTACGCGAAATCACCTGGAGTCATGACCCATGCCTCGTAGCCCTTGTTTATGGCAGCCATAGCCAGTCTGGTAGTGGTGTAGCCCGCTTGTTCCGTCTCTATGTCGTTGACGAGAAAGCCTATCTTCATTTGGCTGACCGAGCCCTTTCTTTGATCCCGGAGTTCACGGGCTCCATCAAAGCAAGTGTATTTTCTATCGCCCGAGATGCTTGTATTAGAACTTCTTTCCTTCTTTCCAGCTGATGCATATCCACTTTACCCGTCCACTCATCCATAAAAGACTTCTTAAACTCAATCGCCAAAGCGCACGCCCTGCCGGGATACCTTTCGTTTACCCAGGTCGGAAAGTGGCCGCCTTTGAATTTGACGTTTTCCCTGACGTCGAAGCCTGCGTCAGCGAATGTCCGATTAAAAGCGCTTACCACCGAAGCCCATCTCGCACTGTCTACTGAGCGGGTGCCTACATTTACATCCGGGTTTTCAGTCGGATTCGCGGGGGGAGCAAGGATGCCGCCGCGCCGATGATTATAGGAGTGCAGATCAAGCACGACAATACGTCCATGCTTTTCGATTGCGGCGTCTAAAACATTTTCCGCAACTCTATAAAACTCATCGTAAACTTTCATTGACTCTTCGATCATCGATTCGGTCAGTGGCTGACCCCAGATCATCAAACCCCAAGCATCTTCGGGGCCTGAGTAAACAGCGTTTTTGCGATGCCTATTCAGGTCCACCTCGAACCTTGAACGAGACGCCACAATGGTAGTGACGCCCATATCTCCGAGGTAATCGGTGTGGGGGTCTTCTTCACGTCTGCGTTGTTCGGGTTCGAGTATGCAATTCTCTTGCAGCTCATCCCTCAAGTATGAGCCTGCATGCAGGGCGACCGCGATTACGGGCGTGCCCAAGTCCGTGACTTTAGCGATGCCGTTTTCCATAGGTGGCAGCGTGACGACTAACCGAAGCGGCCGGTGATGTAAGCTTCCGTACGACTGTCGGAAGGATTCGTGAACATCACTCGGGTCTCGCCCATCTCGATCAACGATGCGGGTTGCTCCATGCTCTCTCGCAACATAAACGCAGTCTGATCGGAGACCCGGGCGGCTTGCTGCATATTGTGCGTGACGATGACTATGGTTACGGATTCTTTTAGCTGAGCGATAGTGTCTTCGATCTGCTGGGTAGAGATCGGATCCAGTGATGAGGCTGGCTCATCCATAAGAAGCACCTCGGGTTCGGTCGCCAGAGCTCTGGCGATACACAGCCTTTGCTGCTGTCCCCCGGAAAGCTCAAAGGCGTGCTTTCGCAGCAGATCCTTTACTTCCCTCCAAAGCGCGGCACGTTTTAGTGACTCTTCGACGATTTGATCGAGATCCGATTTGCCACGAACTCCGTGTGTCTTTGGACCATAAGCAACGTTGTCGTATATGGTCATGGGAAACGGATTTGGTTTTTGAAATATCTGGCCGACTCGCTTACGTAGCTCGACAGGATCAACCGCGCGACTGTCATAGATGTCGACGCCGTCAAGCAAGATATTCCCGCCAACCGTGACATTGCCGATCTCATCATTCATGCGGTTCAGGCAGCGAATCAAGGTGGACTTGCCGCAGCCTGAAGGACCAATCAAGGCAGTGACCGATTCTGCGGGTATTTGCATGGTGACACCGGCAACAGCCATGTCGTTCCCATAGCTAACCGATACATCGGTCAGCTTAAAAGAACCGAGATTGTTGCTTACCATCTGAT
Above is a window of Actinomycetota bacterium DNA encoding:
- a CDS encoding ABC transporter ATP-binding protein — protein: MGKSLLRSLRFMREYRLAVIGAVMAVLAASATELAAPQILRQLVDEGIVLGNTTYIWYASAALVTLALLGGAAGFLQGHLSAKVSHNAAFNMRNEVFGKVQRLSFSYHDRAETGQLITRVTSDVDLVRDFIGGGLIQVISAVLILIGSAVFLISMNLTLAIIALSVFPATILILYFFVRKLGTMFRRFQQQLARLNTVLQENVAGVRVVRSFANEEFEHSRYQAANQELLNSGLEIRRSIANAFPLLFSVGSFGLAVVVWIGTRQIVEGTLTVGELVAFGSYLALMLQPLFVLGFGAQQIARAGAGAQRLFEILDAEIEVQEKADAVHLEKLNGVVVFDNVYLRYPGDDRDILKGVSFSVEANTTVAIVGATGSGKSTLVNLIARYYDVSQGAVHVDGHDVRDLTLSSLRRNIAVVMQEPVLFSGSIRDNIAYGRPDAALDEVETAASLAQAHEFISALPDGYATEIGERGVKLSGGQRQRIAIARALLVDPKILVLDDSSASVDPITERALQESLETLVGGRTTIVIASRLSSVRLADRIVLLDEGQIVDQGTHDELLGRSCLYAEIASTQLAGGSTVDAPAYCKLPPTPEGES
- a CDS encoding N-formylglutamate amidohydrolase codes for the protein MENGIAKVTDLGTPVIAVALHAGSYLRDELQENCILEPEQRRREEDPHTDYLGDMGVTTIVASRSRFEVDLNRHRKNAVYSGPEDAWGLMIWGQPLTESMIEESMKVYDEFYRVAENVLDAAIEKHGRIVVLDLHSYNHRRGGILAPPANPTENPDVNVGTRSVDSARWASVVSAFNRTFADAGFDVRENVKFKGGHFPTWVNERYPGRACALAIEFKKSFMDEWTGKVDMHQLERRKEVLIQASRAIENTLALMEPVNSGIKERARSAK
- a CDS encoding flavodoxin family protein; its protein translation is MKIIAIDASRRYGRIARSVEAAASAAESTGAMVERVRLCDLDIRTCTNCHLCYATGVCKIEDDLPQLAFRISEANAIIFGIPLRSIRANETTRAVLDRLAGYFSDAGQMHLPGLGQKDVPCSPAARRIKRAIVITACRTPEPFASFFGHSVGPIKSLRAALDQSGIRTVGSLTLTRGWQSQQNPELEHGQACSLGRILAGKI
- a CDS encoding ABC transporter ATP-binding protein; the encoded protein is MSARSGLSLRTLAEGAKPESGMKTFTRLASYLLPYKRSLLVATIWLIVSSASTAALPALIGFAIDVAVAQSAGARDITALNTPIALLVVATIAGWYAQRAQILALGAVGQQALFELRGDVFSAIGRLPVAYFESALSGDIMSRLINDVETVNSFLSQGLRRLISSFLATIATVAGMFFVEWRLALVTLGAVPLMLLITRLFAHVSRSAFRRRQQTISDVSSALSEEIAGIKVTQAFDRTEENREAFDARNAANRDANVSAATVAAAFTPTLALLTTITTVLVVAYGGSLVSMGVVTVGIVVAFISYSRQFFNAVTQLSSLYTETQSALAGGERVFALVDAKSEVAEAKDSIDLGRIRGEVEYKGVHFQYESGPEVLTDINLTIAAGQTAAIVGETGAGKSTLMDLIPRFYDVTRGAILIDGIDVRNINMKSLRKNLGIVGQEPFLFAGTIHENIRYGRLDASHADVVSAAKAAGALEFIEELEEGFDTKIQERGRTLSAGERQLISLARAILSDPAMLLLDEATASVDTRTEASIQSALKHLLTDRTAVIIAHRLSTVRRADMIVVLSKGRIIESGTYDELVAANGHFAALALAQFSEI
- a CDS encoding glutathione synthase; this translates as MKIGFLVNDIETEQAGYTTTRLAMAAINKGYEAWVMTPGDFAYDPDEKIRARARHAPKDKYKSGEPYLAGLRSSKARTRRITVDDLDVLMLRNDPSQDTEDPWKQNAGIDFGRLAMRHGVIVLNDPNGLGKAMNKMYFQQFPEEVRPRTLITRDRDEIKEYIKQENGRAIIKPLQGSGGKGVFLVDHATTRNLNQMIDALTRDGYVIVQEYLPDAEEGDIRLFMMNGQPLRHKGKYGAFRRVRSGDDIRSNVHAGGTIAPAEITDAHLRIAEIVRPKLVADGMFLVGLDIVGDKLMEVNVFSPGGLGSAQKFEKVNFSNAVIEAIERKVDYMASYRRRFSNVQMATL
- a CDS encoding threonine synthase, translated to MKHHTSYLDTRGLDHSLPAFSRAVLNGIASGGGLYVPETMPQMSLAEITALSSRPYWQRAAVVFSLFGIDMDASVIEELAQQAYGAQWANSRIAPVVEVQPGTHVLELWHGPTGAFKDMALQCMPLLFSKSIQLSRERGETAENYLILVATSGDTGKAALEGFANRDHTWIAVFYPAEGVSDIQRKQMVTQHGSNVCVLGVHGNFDDCQNTVKELFGDEHFSSLLLDNHNLRLSSANSINWGRLMPQIAYYVSAYSDMVASGGVKAGMPIDVCVPTGNFGNILAAYYAKLMGVPIDRLICASNENNVLSDFIETGIYDISRRGFVKTPSPSMDILISSNLERLLYHLAGAEKVARWMDELSSAKRFEVDHATFAAIHQTFVSGWVDNDTALSTIKRVFEAHKYLIDPHTAVAWEVAERMRGDNPVLVVSTAAWAKFGDDVLKALLEVPYEGSLPGQYRGLSGFETLAAVTSIAKGSAEVPTFLKDLESAEERFPETVPAERASVERALTSWLKEQ
- a CDS encoding cofactor-independent phosphoglycerate mutase, with protein sequence MRYMVVILDGASDWPIPELGFRTCLQAASTPNLDSMASEGIVGLASTVPSGTEPSSSAACMSILGYDPVAEYIGRGAIEAASLGIDLQPDEVALRLNLVAVEDGVMKSYSGGHISTAESHSIVSELAAELDDDSFRLYPGVSYRHILVVSGRPELLGCEYTPPHDISDKPIAEYLPKGAGVQMLLDYMTRAQLILHRGEANKLRASQGKLEITDVWPFWPGMKPGKLTSFSDRFGISAAMTSGVDLLGGLAKLTGMDRLTIAGVTDGPDNDYRAQALGAISALSDYQLVVVHVESPDEAGHAGDLSAKIEAIEAIDREILSRIREIPDDVRVLAMPDHATPIELKTHVGEPVPFLLWGAGVEPNGDYRFDESSAEKSGLMVDPGHKIMELLLER
- a CDS encoding PadR family transcriptional regulator yields the protein MSLDHAILGLLRENDMSGYDLKRQAFDGGVSHIWNADQAQIYRTLERLSARKFVSAKRVRQSSRPDRKTYRLTDSGRKELEKWLATHHSHPASRNPFMLQMRFAEDLPDQALSEVILLERDVLQRRLDDLRAIKADHARMSPEPLTRRHVLHQMTLDGAIAQIRSKIDWLDDCMELLGGSCFDDP
- the pstB gene encoding phosphate ABC transporter ATP-binding protein is translated as MVSNNLGSFKLTDVSVSYGNDMAVAGVTMQIPAESVTALIGPSGCGKSTLIRCLNRMNDEIGNVTVGGNILLDGVDIYDSRAVDPVELRKRVGQIFQKPNPFPMTIYDNVAYGPKTHGVRGKSDLDQIVEESLKRAALWREVKDLLRKHAFELSGGQQQRLCIARALATEPEVLLMDEPASSLDPISTQQIEDTIAQLKESVTIVIVTHNMQQAARVSDQTAFMLRESMEQPASLIEMGETRVMFTNPSDSRTEAYITGRFG